The genomic window TCTTCTTCCTGCTCGCGTTCGTGCTCTGCGGGCTGATGCTCGGCCTCGGGCTCCTGCTGCGGCCGTCCAATCCGCATCCGGGCAAGCTCACCACCTACGAGTGCGGCGAGCCGCCGAGCGGGAACGCCTGGATCAACTTCAACAT from Deltaproteobacteria bacterium includes these protein-coding regions:
- a CDS encoding NADH-quinone oxidoreductase subunit A produces the protein MYFQFANVLVFFLLAFVLCGLMLGLGLLLRPSNPHPGKLTTYECGEPPSGNAWINFN